From Micromonospora rifamycinica, a single genomic window includes:
- a CDS encoding GAP family protein produces the protein MNFLTILPMAVVMVAGTQLVAAVFLASGDRPRRASGGFLSGAAIVVFAGTTLAWLVFRVVKGAAGGGGHGRVERVIDWVVLGLLVVLAVVVFVRRHSAGEPKWMGRLQHAGFGYALRLGLLLFLVMPSDDLTMVTVGATAARHDLSWWHLLPFMLLTLLLLALPLLALLLLGDRADRVLPRMRDWADRHSWIISEVVVAFFLVLTVVDLLS, from the coding sequence ATGAACTTCCTGACGATCCTGCCGATGGCCGTGGTGATGGTGGCCGGTACGCAGCTGGTGGCGGCGGTCTTCCTCGCCTCCGGCGACCGGCCCCGTCGGGCGTCGGGCGGCTTCCTGTCCGGTGCGGCGATCGTGGTGTTCGCCGGGACGACCCTCGCCTGGCTGGTGTTCCGGGTGGTCAAGGGGGCGGCCGGCGGGGGCGGCCACGGCAGGGTCGAGCGGGTCATCGACTGGGTGGTGCTGGGACTGCTGGTCGTGCTGGCGGTGGTGGTGTTCGTCCGGCGGCACTCGGCCGGCGAGCCGAAGTGGATGGGCCGTCTCCAGCACGCCGGCTTCGGGTACGCGCTCCGACTGGGCCTGCTGCTGTTCCTGGTGATGCCCTCGGACGACCTCACCATGGTGACGGTGGGGGCGACCGCCGCCCGGCACGACCTGTCGTGGTGGCACCTGCTGCCGTTCATGCTGCTGACCCTGCTGTTGCTGGCACTGCCGCTGCTGGCGTTGCTGCTGCTCGGTGACCGGGCGGACCGGGTGCTGCCCCGGATGCGCGACTGGGCGGACCGGCACTCGTGGATCATCAGCGAGGTGGTGGTCGCCTTCTTCCTCGTGCTGACCGTGGTCGACCTGCTGAGCTGA
- a CDS encoding MFS transporter, whose translation MTATLTPAARLYDPRLRAMTVGSVALVSLLAFEALAVGTAMPTVARALDGLGLYALAFGGSFAAGVLAMVLSGIWCDARGPRAPMWSGVGLFVVGLLVAGSADAMGTLVVGRAVQGFGSGLLSVALYVVVGQAYPEELRRRVFAAFAAAWVVPSLVGPAVAGLIVERLGWRWVFLAVPVVALPAVLLVESGLRTLDRPKPAGPPAGAAARIGWAAGAGVSAALLHHGGQQRGASAVILVVVSLVGLGVCAPRLLPAGFLRAARGLPTVVGLRGLAAAAFAGAEVVIPLMLSRQRGFSPTAAGLVLTVGALSWAAGSWTQGRLPAPRSPATLPRAGLACVAVGTATVALAVWPTVPVAVGVAGWAVAGLGMGLAYPSLSVLTLALSAPGEQGRNSSSLQLADSLFTATVLALTGAVLAAGTAPGPAGYAGTLAVAVACALLGVLLAGRVVPSRGRTA comes from the coding sequence GTGACCGCCACCCTCACCCCGGCGGCCCGCCTCTACGACCCGCGACTGCGGGCGATGACGGTGGGCAGCGTCGCCCTGGTGTCGCTGCTCGCCTTCGAGGCGCTGGCGGTGGGCACCGCGATGCCCACGGTGGCCCGCGCGCTCGACGGGCTGGGGCTGTACGCGCTCGCCTTCGGCGGTTCGTTCGCCGCCGGGGTGCTCGCCATGGTGCTCTCCGGCATCTGGTGCGACGCCCGGGGGCCACGTGCCCCGATGTGGAGCGGGGTGGGGCTGTTCGTCGTCGGGTTGCTCGTCGCCGGGAGCGCCGACGCGATGGGCACGCTGGTGGTCGGCCGGGCGGTGCAGGGGTTCGGTTCCGGGCTGCTCTCCGTCGCGCTGTACGTGGTGGTCGGGCAGGCGTACCCGGAGGAGCTGCGACGTCGGGTCTTCGCCGCGTTCGCGGCGGCGTGGGTCGTACCGTCGCTGGTCGGGCCGGCGGTGGCCGGGCTGATCGTCGAGCGCCTGGGCTGGCGGTGGGTCTTCCTCGCCGTGCCGGTGGTGGCGTTGCCGGCGGTGCTGCTGGTCGAGTCGGGCCTGCGCACGCTCGACCGGCCGAAGCCGGCCGGGCCACCGGCGGGCGCGGCCGCCCGGATCGGCTGGGCGGCCGGGGCGGGGGTGAGCGCCGCACTGCTGCACCACGGGGGGCAGCAGCGCGGCGCGTCCGCCGTGATCCTGGTGGTGGTGAGCCTGGTCGGCCTGGGGGTGTGCGCGCCCCGGCTGCTGCCGGCGGGGTTCCTGCGGGCGGCCCGGGGCCTGCCCACGGTGGTGGGCCTGCGCGGGTTGGCGGCGGCGGCGTTCGCGGGCGCGGAGGTGGTCATCCCGCTGATGCTGTCCCGGCAGCGGGGTTTCTCGCCGACCGCCGCCGGCCTGGTGCTCACCGTCGGGGCGCTGTCCTGGGCGGCGGGCTCCTGGACCCAGGGGCGGCTGCCGGCGCCACGCTCCCCGGCGACCCTGCCCCGAGCCGGCCTGGCCTGTGTGGCGGTGGGCACGGCCACGGTCGCCCTGGCCGTCTGGCCGACCGTGCCGGTGGCGGTCGGGGTGGCCGGCTGGGCGGTCGCCGGCCTCGGGATGGGCCTGGCCTACCCGTCGCTGTCGGTGCTGACCCTGGCCCTGTCGGCCCCCGGGGAGCAGGGGCGCAACAGCTCGTCGCTGCAACTGGCCGATTCGTTGTTCACCGCCACCGTGCTGGCGTTGACCGGGGCGGTGCTCGCCGCCGGGACGGCGCCCGGCCCGGCCGGGTACGCGGGGACGCTCGCCGTGGCGGTGGCCTGTGCGCTGCTCGGCGTGCTGCTCGCCGGCCGGGTGGTGCCGAGCCGGGGCCGGACCGCCTGA
- a CDS encoding cation-translocating P-type ATPase, translated as MTTLGRVAGRILPSVPVPPLVGGVSRGVGSAAGRLARVAGLTRRRVWSRDGRHHIEVHGVCQDGGDRLARQVEVALQRLPGVAWARVNAPSGRVVVAVVEPKPRLRDLIDTVARVERVCPHEPDPEIPPPHPPEDGPRTPRTLGALASDALGLTISAATRILPFTPVPGEVAGLLTAVDLHPKLHDLAGRGLRADPRAEVLFPLAEAVVQGLTGGWAGIVLDGAQRVVQWGEARAQLATWTRAEPGLTGDPERAVARSPGVHRPCPRPDGPVERYVSTMLATGAAAGAAAWPVAGPKRAAALGLAALPKAPGSGREGYAAQLGRMLARRGVIAMDRSVLRELDRIDTVVLDAAVLGSARGVLADLAPLAGADTGEVAGRAFTLFDPDHPEDVHEAEGWRLGPLADLDAADPGDTPDSARLRAAGGPLLGLAHGGGLVAVVRVAPEPAPGVDALPTAARHAGLRLVVAGADPQRYGFADAVLPGGDRLAESVRALQRDGAVVMLVSGDRMALAGSDCGLGVAAPEELPPWGAHLLVGTDLRIPALLIEAAGVARRMTGQNIRLAMAGTGLGALGAFTAAAPQLPGRSLAAVNGAAALAFANGVWRARRLPDPTGAPPPATTAWHLMPVATVLRQLDTGPDGLTDAEAQRRHRADPDPSAGPVGLFRAFVDELANPLTPVLAAGAVLSAAFGSLVDAALVGGVVGGSALVGAVHQRNTDRALAELLSRSAVTARVLRDGAERVVPAEDLVCGDVVLLGPGDAVPADCRVLTADGLEADESSLTGESLPVGKGTGPVVAAALADRTSMLYEGTTIATGRGTAVVVATGARTESDRSLALARQAPPESGVEARLGRLTRSAIPLAVASAVAVAGAGLLRGVPLGQTAATAANLAVASVPEGLPFLVSAAQLAAARRLAEHGALVRNPRTIEALGRVDVLCFDKTGTLTEGRLLLAGVGDDDRFAPVDRLDDGLRRVLAAGLRATPYAADPQELPQHTDRAVRYGARQAGVTEQHGAAGWAAVGGLPFEPSRGYHATVGRTAEGLLLSVKGAPETVLPRCGSWRLPGGRDEPLDAVRRDRLHTALADRAGAGHRILAVAECRAGAGAVTDDEVRGLVFVGFLALADGVRESAAPAVRRIRQAGVHTIMITGDHPATAAAIAATISPQADGQRVVTATELDELDDAALGERLARTDVVARCTPAHKVRIIQALQRCGRTVAMTGDGANDAPAIRLADVGIALGQRGTPAARAAADLVVTDDRLETIIATLVEGRAMWSSVRHALSILVGGNLGEIAFSVLSAAVTGRSALNGRQLLLVNLLTDLAPALAIAVRPPGSDHADGLLREGPDASLGDTMTREIGLRAAATTLGATAGWTVARWTGRERRAGTVALVSLVGTQLGQTVLAGGTSPTVLASTAASVGVLAAVVQTPGVSQFFGCTPLGPVGWGIAAGSALGATFANGALTRLVEHLPAPPTR; from the coding sequence ATGACCACGCTGGGCCGGGTCGCCGGCCGGATCCTCCCGTCGGTGCCGGTGCCGCCGCTGGTCGGCGGGGTGTCCCGGGGCGTCGGGTCGGCCGCCGGCCGGCTGGCCCGGGTGGCCGGGCTGACCCGCCGCCGGGTCTGGTCCCGCGACGGCCGGCACCACATCGAGGTGCACGGTGTCTGCCAGGACGGCGGCGACCGGCTGGCCCGGCAGGTCGAGGTGGCGCTGCAACGGCTCCCCGGGGTGGCCTGGGCGCGGGTGAACGCCCCGTCCGGCCGGGTGGTGGTGGCCGTCGTGGAGCCGAAGCCGAGACTGCGCGACCTGATCGACACGGTGGCCCGGGTCGAACGGGTCTGCCCGCACGAGCCGGATCCGGAGATCCCACCGCCGCATCCGCCGGAGGACGGGCCGCGTACCCCCCGGACCCTCGGCGCGCTCGCCTCCGACGCGCTGGGCCTGACCATCTCCGCCGCCACCCGGATCCTGCCGTTCACCCCGGTGCCCGGGGAGGTGGCCGGCCTGCTCACCGCCGTCGACCTGCATCCGAAGCTGCACGACCTCGCCGGCCGGGGGCTGCGTGCCGACCCGCGCGCCGAGGTGCTGTTCCCGCTCGCCGAGGCGGTCGTGCAGGGCCTGACCGGCGGCTGGGCCGGCATCGTCCTGGACGGCGCGCAGCGGGTCGTCCAGTGGGGTGAGGCCCGCGCCCAGCTCGCCACCTGGACCCGGGCCGAGCCGGGGCTGACCGGTGACCCGGAACGGGCCGTCGCCCGCTCCCCCGGGGTCCACCGGCCCTGCCCCCGCCCCGACGGCCCGGTCGAGCGGTACGTCTCGACGATGCTCGCCACCGGGGCCGCCGCCGGAGCCGCCGCGTGGCCCGTCGCGGGGCCGAAGCGGGCCGCCGCGCTCGGGCTCGCCGCCCTGCCCAAGGCCCCCGGCAGTGGCCGCGAGGGGTACGCCGCCCAGCTCGGCCGGATGCTCGCCCGGCGTGGCGTGATCGCGATGGACCGCAGCGTGCTGCGGGAACTCGACCGGATCGACACGGTGGTGCTGGACGCCGCCGTGCTCGGCTCGGCCCGTGGCGTCCTCGCCGACCTGGCCCCGCTGGCCGGCGCGGACACCGGGGAGGTGGCCGGGCGGGCGTTCACCCTCTTCGACCCCGACCACCCGGAGGACGTCCACGAGGCGGAGGGCTGGCGGCTCGGTCCCCTGGCCGATCTCGACGCCGCCGACCCGGGGGACACCCCGGACAGCGCGCGGCTGCGCGCGGCGGGCGGCCCGCTGCTCGGTCTCGCCCACGGTGGCGGCCTCGTCGCCGTCGTCCGGGTCGCCCCCGAACCGGCTCCCGGCGTCGACGCGCTGCCCACCGCCGCCCGGCACGCCGGCCTGCGCCTGGTGGTGGCCGGTGCCGACCCGCAACGGTACGGCTTCGCCGACGCGGTGCTGCCCGGCGGGGACCGGCTCGCCGAGTCCGTCCGCGCCCTGCAACGCGACGGCGCGGTGGTGATGCTGGTCTCCGGCGACCGGATGGCGCTGGCCGGGTCCGACTGCGGGCTCGGGGTGGCCGCCCCCGAGGAGCTGCCGCCGTGGGGCGCCCACCTGCTCGTCGGCACCGACCTGCGGATTCCCGCGCTGCTGATCGAGGCGGCCGGGGTGGCCCGCCGGATGACCGGGCAGAACATCCGCCTGGCCATGGCCGGCACCGGGCTCGGCGCGTTGGGCGCGTTCACCGCCGCGGCACCGCAACTGCCCGGCCGCAGCCTCGCCGCCGTCAACGGCGCGGCGGCGCTGGCGTTCGCCAACGGCGTGTGGCGGGCCCGTCGGCTGCCCGACCCGACCGGTGCGCCGCCGCCGGCCACCACCGCCTGGCACCTGATGCCGGTGGCAACCGTGCTACGCCAGCTCGACACCGGCCCGGACGGCCTGACCGACGCCGAGGCGCAGCGCCGGCACCGCGCCGACCCGGACCCGTCGGCCGGGCCGGTCGGCCTGTTCCGGGCGTTCGTCGACGAGCTGGCCAACCCGCTCACGCCGGTGCTGGCCGCCGGTGCCGTCCTGTCGGCGGCGTTCGGCTCGCTGGTCGACGCGGCCCTGGTCGGCGGCGTGGTCGGCGGATCGGCGCTGGTCGGCGCGGTGCACCAGCGCAACACCGACCGGGCGCTGGCCGAGCTGCTGTCCCGGTCGGCGGTCACCGCCCGGGTGCTGCGGGACGGGGCCGAACGGGTGGTCCCCGCCGAGGACCTGGTCTGCGGCGACGTGGTGCTCCTCGGCCCGGGGGACGCGGTGCCGGCCGACTGCCGGGTGCTCACCGCCGACGGTCTGGAGGCCGACGAGTCGTCGCTGACCGGCGAGTCGCTGCCGGTCGGCAAGGGAACCGGGCCGGTGGTCGCCGCCGCCCTGGCCGACCGCACCTCGATGCTCTACGAGGGCACCACCATCGCCACCGGCCGGGGCACCGCGGTGGTGGTGGCGACCGGGGCACGAACCGAGTCCGACCGGAGCCTCGCGCTGGCCCGGCAGGCCCCGCCGGAGAGCGGCGTGGAGGCCCGGCTCGGCCGGCTCACCCGGTCGGCGATCCCGCTGGCCGTCGCGTCGGCCGTCGCGGTGGCCGGGGCGGGGCTGCTGCGGGGCGTACCGCTGGGGCAGACGGCGGCGACCGCCGCGAACCTGGCCGTGGCGTCGGTGCCGGAGGGGCTGCCGTTCCTGGTCAGCGCGGCGCAGTTGGCCGCCGCGCGCCGGCTGGCCGAGCACGGCGCGCTGGTCCGCAACCCGCGCACGATCGAGGCGTTGGGCCGGGTGGACGTGCTGTGCTTCGACAAGACCGGCACCCTCACCGAGGGCAGGCTGCTGCTCGCCGGGGTCGGCGACGACGACCGGTTCGCCCCTGTCGACCGGCTCGACGACGGGTTGCGTCGGGTCCTCGCGGCCGGGCTGCGCGCCACCCCGTACGCGGCCGATCCGCAGGAATTGCCGCAGCACACCGACCGGGCGGTCCGGTACGGCGCACGGCAGGCCGGGGTGACCGAGCAGCACGGTGCGGCCGGCTGGGCGGCGGTCGGCGGGCTGCCGTTCGAGCCGTCCCGGGGGTACCACGCGACGGTCGGCCGGACGGCCGAGGGCCTGCTGCTCAGCGTGAAGGGCGCTCCGGAGACGGTGCTGCCCCGGTGTGGTTCGTGGCGGCTGCCGGGCGGCCGGGACGAGCCGCTGGACGCCGTACGCCGGGACCGGCTGCACACCGCGCTCGCCGACCGGGCCGGGGCGGGCCACCGGATCCTGGCCGTGGCGGAGTGCCGGGCCGGTGCCGGGGCGGTCACCGACGACGAGGTGCGGGGTCTGGTCTTCGTCGGTTTCCTCGCGCTCGCCGACGGGGTGCGGGAGAGCGCCGCCCCGGCGGTGCGCCGGATCCGGCAGGCCGGCGTGCACACCATCATGATCACCGGGGACCATCCGGCCACCGCTGCGGCAATCGCGGCCACGATCAGCCCGCAGGCCGACGGTCAACGGGTGGTCACCGCCACCGAGCTGGACGAGTTGGACGACGCGGCGCTGGGTGAGCGGCTGGCCCGCACCGACGTGGTGGCCCGCTGCACCCCGGCGCACAAGGTGCGGATCATCCAGGCGTTGCAGCGGTGCGGCCGTACCGTGGCGATGACCGGTGACGGCGCCAACGACGCCCCGGCGATCCGGCTGGCCGACGTGGGTATCGCCCTCGGCCAGCGGGGCACCCCGGCCGCCCGCGCCGCCGCCGACCTGGTGGTCACCGACGACCGGCTGGAGACCATCATCGCCACCCTGGTCGAGGGGCGGGCGATGTGGTCGTCGGTCCGCCACGCGCTGAGCATCCTGGTCGGCGGCAACCTCGGCGAGATCGCGTTCAGTGTGCTCAGCGCCGCCGTCACCGGCCGGTCGGCGCTCAACGGCCGGCAGTTGCTCCTGGTCAACCTGCTCACCGACCTGGCGCCGGCACTGGCCATCGCGGTCCGGCCACCCGGCTCCGACCACGCCGACGGGTTGCTCCGGGAAGGGCCGGACGCCTCCCTCGGCGACACCATGACCAGGGAGATCGGGTTGCGGGCCGCCGCCACCACCCTCGGCGCGACCGCCGGCTGGACGGTGGCCCGGTGGACCGGCCGGGAACGACGGGCCGGCACGGTGGCCCTGGTGTCGCTGGTCGGCACCCAGCTGGGGCAGACCGTCCTGGCCGGGGGCACCAGCCCGACGGTGCTCGCGTCGACCGCCGCCTCGGTCGGGGTGCTCGCCGCCGTGGTGCAGACGCCCGGGGTGAGCCAGTTCTTCGGCTGCACCCCGCTCGGCCCGGTGGGCTGGGGCATCGCCGCCGGTTCGGCGCTCGGCGCGACCTTCGCCAACGGCGCGCTGACCCGGCTGGTGGAACACCTGCCGGCTCCGCCCACCCGCTGA
- a CDS encoding L-threonylcarbamoyladenylate synthase: protein MPAERGVAEAAAVLRAGGLVAFPTETVYGLGANALDSRAAARIFAAKARPTFDPLITHLADAADLPALVGALPPAVAALAERFWPGPLTLLVDRPAAIPPIVTSGLDTMAVRVPDESSARALIRAAGVPVAAPSANRFGQLSPTRAEHVVRGLGAAVDVVLDGGPTRCGIESTIVDARGPHPVVLRLGALAVEELVAAIGPVTVRPGSSGQPVAPGTLAAHYAPRTPLRLLGDAGPPPADGVRRGLLAFRDRPADGYAAVEVLSPAGDVTEAAARLFDALHRLDAAGVTEILAEPAPDEGVGRAINDRLGRAAATWSPAAP from the coding sequence CTGCCCGCCGAGCGTGGCGTCGCCGAGGCCGCCGCCGTGCTGCGGGCCGGCGGGCTGGTCGCCTTCCCCACCGAGACGGTCTACGGGCTCGGCGCGAACGCGCTGGATTCCCGGGCCGCGGCGCGGATCTTCGCGGCGAAGGCCCGGCCGACCTTCGATCCGCTGATCACCCACCTGGCCGACGCCGCCGACCTGCCGGCCCTCGTCGGCGCGCTGCCCCCGGCGGTCGCCGCCCTGGCCGAGCGGTTCTGGCCCGGCCCGCTCACCCTGCTCGTGGACCGGCCCGCCGCGATCCCCCCGATCGTCACCTCCGGCCTCGACACGATGGCCGTCCGGGTGCCCGACGAGTCGTCCGCCCGCGCGCTGATCAGGGCCGCCGGGGTGCCGGTCGCCGCGCCGAGCGCCAACCGGTTCGGGCAGCTCAGCCCCACCCGCGCCGAGCACGTCGTCCGGGGCCTCGGCGCGGCGGTCGACGTGGTGCTCGATGGCGGCCCCACCCGGTGCGGGATCGAGTCGACCATCGTGGACGCGCGCGGCCCGCACCCGGTGGTGCTGCGTCTCGGGGCGCTCGCCGTGGAGGAACTCGTCGCGGCGATCGGCCCGGTGACGGTGCGGCCGGGCAGCTCCGGGCAGCCGGTGGCCCCCGGTACGTTGGCCGCGCACTACGCGCCGCGTACCCCGCTGCGGTTGCTCGGGGACGCGGGGCCGCCGCCGGCCGACGGCGTCCGGCGGGGGCTGCTGGCCTTCCGGGACCGGCCGGCGGACGGCTACGCGGCGGTGGAGGTGCTCTCGCCCGCCGGTGACGTGACCGAGGCCGCCGCCCGGCTCTTCGACGCGCTGCACCGGCTGGACGCGGCCGGGGTGACCGAGATCCTCGCTGAGCCGGCCCCCGACGAGGGGGTGGGACGGGCGATCAACGACCGGCTGGGCCGCGCCGCCGCCACCTGGTCCCCGGCCGCCCCCTGA
- a CDS encoding winged helix-turn-helix transcriptional regulator has product MRPPLPADMFDEVCPSSLNPIRFGDKWAALVIRCLEHGPRRFSELRVPLHRVTPKVLTRSLRSLERDGLIRRTAQPPRVEYELTPVGRSLLEPIAVACAWTDRHWDALLDARESYDAAARRATGRIASPSAGSRA; this is encoded by the coding sequence ATGAGGCCTCCCCTGCCCGCCGACATGTTCGACGAGGTGTGCCCGTCCTCGCTCAACCCGATCCGGTTCGGCGACAAGTGGGCGGCGCTCGTCATCCGCTGCCTCGAACACGGCCCCCGCCGCTTCTCCGAGCTGCGCGTGCCGCTGCACCGGGTCACCCCCAAGGTGCTCACCCGGTCGCTGCGGTCCCTGGAGCGGGACGGCCTGATCCGGCGCACCGCCCAGCCGCCGCGGGTCGAGTACGAGCTGACTCCGGTGGGCCGCAGCCTGCTCGAACCGATCGCGGTGGCGTGTGCCTGGACCGACCGGCACTGGGACGCGCTGCTCGACGCCCGCGAGTCGTACGACGCCGCCGCCCGCCGCGCCACCGGGCGGATCGCGTCCCCGTCGGCCGGATCGCGGGCCTGA
- a CDS encoding NAD(P)-dependent oxidoreductase gives MQIVVFGAGGRAGRQAVAEARRRGHQVTAVVRDPARHPDLGDVRVVAGDVTDPLDVGRAAHGQDAAVSAAVDLSAPPHDFFTASSRALVDGLAQAGVRRLVVVGLAAVMPGASGAALMDEPGYPNEYRPFYLGHAAGLAELRTAGLDWTYLAPAGDFDRDGARSGRYRLAEQGDPGSRISYPDFAVALLDVVAQPGHHRAAVTVREG, from the coding sequence ATGCAGATCGTGGTCTTCGGTGCGGGCGGCCGGGCCGGGCGGCAGGCCGTCGCCGAGGCGCGGCGACGCGGCCACCAGGTCACCGCCGTGGTACGCGACCCCGCACGGCACCCCGACCTGGGGGACGTACGGGTGGTGGCCGGTGACGTGACGGACCCGCTCGACGTCGGGCGGGCGGCCCACGGGCAGGACGCCGCCGTCAGTGCCGCGGTGGACCTGTCCGCGCCACCGCACGACTTCTTCACCGCGTCGTCCCGCGCCCTGGTCGACGGGCTCGCCCAGGCGGGCGTACGCCGTCTGGTGGTGGTCGGCCTCGCCGCGGTCATGCCCGGGGCGTCCGGTGCGGCCCTGATGGACGAGCCCGGTTACCCGAACGAGTACCGCCCCTTCTACCTGGGCCACGCCGCCGGTCTGGCCGAGCTGCGGACCGCCGGTCTGGACTGGACCTACCTCGCGCCCGCCGGTGACTTCGACCGTGACGGCGCCCGCTCCGGCCGCTACCGGCTCGCCGAGCAGGGTGACCCGGGCAGCCGGATCAGCTACCCGGACTTCGCGGTCGCGCTGCTCGACGTGGTCGCGCAGCCCGGTCACCACCGCGCGGCGGTGACCGTCCGGGAGGGGTGA
- a CDS encoding siderophore-interacting protein produces the protein MSAFGNSPNILFGAVVTATSRLSPGFVRVTLGDEGLRNLAPYHLDQRIKILLPVGGDHPAGLRAGLPEREWRRVWRSVPTGERPRLRSYTAYRTRPAAGELDLDFYLHQPHGPASSWASAARPGDRLLLSGPHVRAGQPGYGVQWEPGPATRVLIAADETAYPAVRGILSGLGPQVRATVLLEAGDAADAATLDDVTAGHPVEVRLRAGAPGGTVLTAMVGDWLAEHGPAAAASGAHFYAWIATESSRIAQVRRLVTEARIDPTRVHTQGYWHDRPTRDEIDD, from the coding sequence ATGTCTGCATTCGGCAACTCGCCCAACATCCTGTTCGGGGCGGTGGTGACGGCGACCAGCCGGCTGTCGCCCGGGTTCGTCCGGGTCACGCTCGGCGACGAGGGGCTGCGGAACCTGGCCCCGTACCACCTCGACCAACGGATCAAGATCCTGCTGCCGGTCGGTGGCGACCACCCGGCCGGGTTGCGGGCGGGGTTGCCCGAGCGGGAGTGGCGGCGGGTGTGGCGGTCCGTTCCCACCGGTGAGCGCCCGAGGCTGCGTAGTTACACCGCGTACCGGACCCGGCCGGCGGCGGGGGAGCTGGACCTGGACTTCTATCTGCACCAGCCGCACGGCCCGGCGAGTAGCTGGGCGTCGGCGGCCCGGCCGGGGGACCGGCTGCTGCTGTCCGGCCCGCACGTCCGCGCCGGTCAGCCCGGGTACGGCGTGCAGTGGGAGCCGGGGCCGGCGACGCGGGTGCTGATCGCGGCGGACGAGACGGCGTATCCGGCGGTGCGTGGCATCCTGTCCGGCCTCGGGCCGCAGGTGCGGGCGACGGTCCTGCTGGAGGCGGGTGACGCGGCGGACGCCGCCACGCTCGACGACGTGACCGCCGGCCACCCGGTCGAGGTCCGGTTGCGGGCGGGTGCCCCGGGCGGGACGGTGCTGACCGCCATGGTGGGCGACTGGTTGGCCGAGCACGGGCCGGCCGCGGCGGCGTCCGGGGCGCACTTTTACGCCTGGATAGCTACGGAGAGTAGCAGGATCGCGCAGGTACGGAGGCTCGTCACCGAGGCGCGGATCGATCCGACGCGGGTCCACACACAGGGGTATTGGCATGACCGGCCGACCCGCGACGAGATAGATGATTAG
- a CDS encoding ABC transporter substrate-binding protein gives MPTPAPRTLRRRLLALTVASAAVLAVAACGSDDSDPAGSVGDTRTVEHARGKTAVPNKPTRVVVLEPVQLDTAVALEITPVGAAVLNEAAGVPKYLGDKAAGITTVGTVQEPNVQKIAALKPDLIIGTESRHSALYDQLTDVAPTVFMASQADPWQDNVTFTATTLGGADSADKLLTSFRQRCAEIAEKFGTAGKTAQLIRPRDGVLTLYGPTSFAGSALECVGFKTPERDWENSISVDVSPERVLEAKADHVFVTTVDVNDRSTIPASVTANAAAFPRLHLVDQSFWITGVGTVGGQAVLDDLERILTASR, from the coding sequence ATGCCCACGCCAGCTCCCCGAACACTCCGCCGACGCCTCCTCGCCCTCACCGTCGCCTCGGCGGCGGTGCTCGCCGTGGCCGCCTGCGGCTCCGACGACTCCGACCCGGCGGGCAGCGTCGGCGACACCAGAACCGTCGAGCACGCCCGGGGCAAGACCGCCGTGCCGAACAAGCCGACCCGGGTCGTCGTCCTCGAACCGGTCCAGCTCGACACCGCCGTCGCCCTGGAGATCACCCCGGTCGGCGCGGCCGTGCTCAACGAGGCTGCCGGCGTGCCCAAGTACCTCGGTGACAAGGCCGCCGGCATCACCACCGTCGGCACCGTCCAGGAACCCAACGTGCAGAAGATCGCCGCCCTCAAGCCCGACCTGATCATCGGCACCGAGTCCCGGCACTCCGCCCTCTACGACCAGCTCACCGACGTCGCCCCCACCGTGTTCATGGCCTCCCAGGCCGACCCGTGGCAGGACAACGTGACGTTCACCGCCACCACGCTCGGCGGGGCCGACTCCGCCGACAAGCTCCTCACCAGCTTCCGGCAGCGGTGCGCGGAGATCGCCGAGAAGTTCGGCACGGCGGGGAAGACGGCGCAGCTCATCCGCCCCCGCGACGGCGTCCTCACCCTCTACGGCCCCACCTCGTTCGCGGGCAGCGCGCTGGAGTGCGTCGGCTTCAAGACCCCCGAACGCGACTGGGAGAACTCCATCTCGGTCGACGTCTCCCCCGAACGGGTGCTGGAGGCCAAGGCCGACCACGTCTTCGTCACCACCGTCGACGTCAACGACCGCAGCACCATCCCCGCCTCGGTCACCGCCAACGCCGCCGCCTTCCCCCGCCTGCACCTGGTCGACCAGTCCTTCTGGATCACCGGGGTCGGCACGGTCGGTGGGCAGGCCGTCCTCGACGACCTCGAACGCATCCTCACCGCGTCGCGTTGA